From one Lycium barbarum isolate Lr01 chromosome 6, ASM1917538v2, whole genome shotgun sequence genomic stretch:
- the LOC132645716 gene encoding small ribosomal subunit protein uS15 has translation MGRMHSRGKGISASALPYKRTPPSWLKISAPDVEDNICKFAKKGLTPSQIGVILRDSHGIAQVKSVTGSKILRILKAHGLAPEIPEDLYHLIKKAVAIRKHLERNRKDKDSKFRLILVESRIHRLARYYKKTKKLPPVWKYESTTASTLVA, from the exons ATGGGTCGTATGCACAGTCGAGG TAAGGGTATTTCAGCTTCTGCTCTTCCATACAAGAGGACTCCACCAAGCTGGTTGAAAATCTCTGCTCCTGAT GTTGAGGATAACATCTGCAAGTTCGCCAAAAAAGGTTTGACACCTTCTCAAATTGGTGTTATTCTTCGTGATTCTCATGGGATTGCTCAGGTGAAGAGTGTCACCGGTAGCAAGATTCTCAGAATTCTGAAAGCTCACG GACTTGCTCCTGAGATTCCAGAGGATCTCTACCACCTTATCAAGAAAGCAGTGGCAATCAGGAAGCATCTTGAGCGAAACAGGAAAGATAAGGATTCCAAGTTTAGATTGATTCTTGTCGAGAGCAGGATCCATCGACTTGCTCgctactacaagaaaacaaagaagcTTCCACCAGTCTGGAAATA TGAATCTACCACCGCCAGTACTCTTGTGGCTTAG
- the LOC132645717 gene encoding uncharacterized protein LOC132645717: MFTCIRLVRCRFLIVPSPLFTSFISSSFPSSMENTGGFHKPSSSSAFSHSNPSGGRGRGRGLDTRDNKERSGGRGGGGKDKIDALGRLLTRILRHMASELNLNMRNDGYVKVQDMLKLNLKTFANVPLRSHTIDDVKEAVRKDN, translated from the exons ATGTTCACTTGTATACGACTTGTACGTTGCCGCTTCCTAATTGTTCCTTCACCTCTTTTCACATCCTTCATCTCTTCTTCTTTCCCTTCTTCAATGGAAAACACGGGTGGTTTCCACAAGCCTTCTTCATCCTCTGCCTTTTCTCATTCCAATCCAag CGGTggtagaggaagaggaagaggactGGACACGAGGGATAATAAGGAAAGATCAGGGGGCCGTGGCGGTGGTGGCAAAGATAAAATTGATGCTCTTGGTAGACTCTT GACACGCATTTTGCGGCACATGGCCTCTGAGCTAAACTTGAATATGAGGAATGATGGGTATGTGAAGGTGCAAGATATGTTAAAGTTAAACTTGAAAACATTTGCAAACGTCCCATTGAGGTCTCACACAATTGATGATGTCAAAGAG GCAGTACGGAAGGATAACTAG
- the LOC132645714 gene encoding uncharacterized protein LOC132645714 isoform X1, whose translation MFTCIRLVRCRFLIAPSPLFTSVISSSFPSSMENTGAFHKPSSSSAFSHSNPSGGRGRGRGLDTRDNKERSGGRGGGGKDKIDALGRLLTRILRHMASELNLNMRNDGYVKVQDLLKLNLKTFANVPLRSHTIDDVKEAVRKDNKQRMGLLEENGELLIRANQGHTVKIVETESLLKPILSADEVPVCVHGTYKKNLESILEHGLKRMKRLHVHFSCGLPTDGEVISGMRRDVNVLIFLDVRKALEDGMKLYISENRVILTEGIDGVVPVKYFQKVESWPDRKPLSL comes from the exons ATGTTCACTTGTATACGACTTGTACGTTGCCGCTTCCTAATTGCTCCTTCACCTCTTTTCACATCAGTCATCTCTTCTTCTTTCCCTTCTTCAATGGAAAACACGGGTGCTTTCCACAAGCCTTCTTCATCCTCTGCCTTTTCTCATTCCAATCCAag CGGTggtagaggaagaggaagaggactGGACACGAGGGATAATAAGGAAAGATCAGGGGGCCGTGGCGGTGGTGGCAAAGATAAAATTGATGCTCTTGGTAGACTCTT GACACGCATTTTGCGGCACATGGCCTCTGAGCTAAACTTGAATATGAGGAATGATGGGTATGTGAAGGTACAAGATCTGTTAAAGTTAAACTTGAAAACATTTGCAAACGTCCCATTGAGGTCTCACACAATTGATGATGTCAAAGAG GCAGTACGGAAGGATAACAAGCAAAGAATGGGCCTTTTGGAAGAAAATGGAGAGCTTCTGATACGTGCCAACCAAGGCCATACAGTAAAG ATAGTTGAAACTGAAAGCTTATTGAAACCGATCCTTTCAGCTGATGAAGTTCCAG TTTGTGTACATGGCACTTACAAGAAGAATTTGGAATCAATTTTGGAGCATGGGCTCAAACGCATGAAAAGGTTACATGTTCATTTCTCATGTGGCTTGCCAACAGATGGCGAAGTAATTAGTG GAATGAGGCGAGATGTTAATGTCCTCATCTTTCTTGATGTGAGAAAAGCTTTGGAAG ATGGGATGAAGCTTTATATCTCAGAAAACAGAGTTATCTTGACCGAGGGTATTGATGGTGTGGTGCCAGTGAAGTACTTCCAGAAAGTGGAGTCATGGCCAGATAGAAAACCTTTGTCATTATAG
- the LOC132645714 gene encoding uncharacterized protein LOC132645714 isoform X2, translating into MFTCIRLVRCRFLIAPSPLFTSVISSSFPSSMENTGAFHKPSSSSAFSHSNPSGGRGRGRGLDTRDNKERSGGRGGGGKDKIDALGRLLTRILRHMASELNLNMRNDGYVKVQDLLKLNLKTFANVPLRSHTIDDVKEAVRKDNKQRMGLLEENGELLIRANQGHTVKIVETESLLKPILSADEVPVCVHGTYKKNLESILEHGLKRMKRLHVHFSCGLPTDGEVISGMRRDVNVLIFLDVRKALEVGVALLQMG; encoded by the exons ATGTTCACTTGTATACGACTTGTACGTTGCCGCTTCCTAATTGCTCCTTCACCTCTTTTCACATCAGTCATCTCTTCTTCTTTCCCTTCTTCAATGGAAAACACGGGTGCTTTCCACAAGCCTTCTTCATCCTCTGCCTTTTCTCATTCCAATCCAag CGGTggtagaggaagaggaagaggactGGACACGAGGGATAATAAGGAAAGATCAGGGGGCCGTGGCGGTGGTGGCAAAGATAAAATTGATGCTCTTGGTAGACTCTT GACACGCATTTTGCGGCACATGGCCTCTGAGCTAAACTTGAATATGAGGAATGATGGGTATGTGAAGGTACAAGATCTGTTAAAGTTAAACTTGAAAACATTTGCAAACGTCCCATTGAGGTCTCACACAATTGATGATGTCAAAGAG GCAGTACGGAAGGATAACAAGCAAAGAATGGGCCTTTTGGAAGAAAATGGAGAGCTTCTGATACGTGCCAACCAAGGCCATACAGTAAAG ATAGTTGAAACTGAAAGCTTATTGAAACCGATCCTTTCAGCTGATGAAGTTCCAG TTTGTGTACATGGCACTTACAAGAAGAATTTGGAATCAATTTTGGAGCATGGGCTCAAACGCATGAAAAGGTTACATGTTCATTTCTCATGTGGCTTGCCAACAGATGGCGAAGTAATTAGTG GAATGAGGCGAGATGTTAATGTCCTCATCTTTCTTGATGTGAGAAAAGCTTTGGAAG TTGGTGTTGCATTGCTTCAGATGGGATGA
- the LOC132645714 gene encoding uncharacterized protein LOC132645714 isoform X3 → MASELNLNMRNDGYVKVQDLLKLNLKTFANVPLRSHTIDDVKEAVRKDNKQRMGLLEENGELLIRANQGHTVKIVETESLLKPILSADEVPVCVHGTYKKNLESILEHGLKRMKRLHVHFSCGLPTDGEVISGMRRDVNVLIFLDVRKALEDGMKLYISENRVILTEGIDGVVPVKYFQKVESWPDRKPLSL, encoded by the exons ATGGCCTCTGAGCTAAACTTGAATATGAGGAATGATGGGTATGTGAAGGTACAAGATCTGTTAAAGTTAAACTTGAAAACATTTGCAAACGTCCCATTGAGGTCTCACACAATTGATGATGTCAAAGAG GCAGTACGGAAGGATAACAAGCAAAGAATGGGCCTTTTGGAAGAAAATGGAGAGCTTCTGATACGTGCCAACCAAGGCCATACAGTAAAG ATAGTTGAAACTGAAAGCTTATTGAAACCGATCCTTTCAGCTGATGAAGTTCCAG TTTGTGTACATGGCACTTACAAGAAGAATTTGGAATCAATTTTGGAGCATGGGCTCAAACGCATGAAAAGGTTACATGTTCATTTCTCATGTGGCTTGCCAACAGATGGCGAAGTAATTAGTG GAATGAGGCGAGATGTTAATGTCCTCATCTTTCTTGATGTGAGAAAAGCTTTGGAAG ATGGGATGAAGCTTTATATCTCAGAAAACAGAGTTATCTTGACCGAGGGTATTGATGGTGTGGTGCCAGTGAAGTACTTCCAGAAAGTGGAGTCATGGCCAGATAGAAAACCTTTGTCATTATAG
- the LOC132645718 gene encoding UDP-glucuronate 4-epimerase 3 has translation MSQMKHIDNIPSTPGKFKMEKSPYNRLRMHFSLAKLTFWSFVFLGLIFVFFYRSPVSSSSPVSSDLSRRSLRTSSYGGPAWEKRIKSSAKVRSRNGISVLVTGAAGFVGTHVSVALKRRGDGVLGLDNFNDYYDPSLKRARQALLERTGVYVVEGDINDATLLKKLFDIVPFTHVMHLAAQAGVRYAMENPGSYVHSNIAGLVNVLEICKSVDPQPAIVWASSSSVYGLNTKVPFSERDRTDQPASLYAATKKAGEEIAHTYNHIYGLSLTGLRFFTVYGPWGRPDMAYFFFTRDILKGKSISIFEAANHGTVARDFTYIDDIVKGCLAALDTAEKSTGSGGKKKGPAQLRVFNLGNTSPVPVSNLVSILERLLKVKAKRLVMKLPRNGDVQFTHANISSAKKELGYKPTTDLQTGLKKFVRWYLNYYGNGKKSVR, from the coding sequence ATGTCCCAAATGAAGCACATTGACAATATCCCATCAACCCCAGGAAAATTCAAGATGGAAAAATCACCTTACAATAGGCTAAGGATGCATTTTTCCTTAGCCAAGCTCACATTTTGGTCATTTGTTTTCTTGGGTTTGATCTTTGTATTCTTTTACAGATCACCAGTTTCATCATCATCCCCTGTTTCTTCAGATCTTTCAAGAAGATCTCTTAGAACAAGCTCTTATGGTGGTCCAGCTTGGGAAAAAAGGATTAAATCTTCAGCTAAAGTAAGGTCACGTAATGGTATTTCTGTATTGGTTACTGGTGCTGCTGGTTTTGTAGGTACTCATGTTTCAGTTGCTCTTAAACGTCGTGGTGATGGTGTATTGGGTTTAGATAATTTCAATGATTATTATGATCCTTCGCTTAAAAGAGCTCGTCAAGCGCTCTTAGAGCGAACGGGTGTGTATGTTGTTGAGGGTGATATCAATGATGCCACCCTCTTAAAGAAACTTTTTGATATTGTTCCATTTACTCATGTAATGCATTTAGCTGCACAGGCTGGTGTACGTTATGCTATGGAAAATCCTGGTTCTTATGTGCATAGTAATATTGCTGGTCTTGTTAATGTTCTTGAAATTTGCAAAAGTGTTGATCCTCAACCTGCTATTGTATGGGCATCATCTAGTTCTGTTTATGGATTGAATACTAAGGTACCCTTTTCTGAGAGGGATAGGACAGATCAGCCTGCTAGTCTTTATGCTGCAACTAAAAAAGCAGGTGAAGAAATTGCTCATACATATAATCATATATATGGGCTTTCATTAACTGGATTGAGATTTTTCACCGTTTATGGACCGTGGGGTAGGCCAGATATGGCTTACTTCTTTTTCACTAGGGATATCTTGAAGGGAAAGTCGATTTCTATATTCGAGGCTGCTAATCATGGCACGGTAGCTAGGGATTTTACCTACATCGATGACATAGTGAAGGGTTGTTTGGCAGCATTGGATACTGCTGAGAAGAGTACCGGAAGTGGTGGGAAGAAGAAAGGCCCTGCTCAACTACGGGTGTTTAATTTAGGCAACACGTCCCCTGTGCCAGTTTCTAATCTTGTCAGCATTTTGGAGAGGTTGCTAAAGGTGAAGGCAAAGAGATTGGTGATGAAGTTGCCAAGGAATGGGGATGTGCAGTTTACCCACGCGAATATAAGTTCGGCCAAGAAGGAGCTTGGATATAAGCCTACTACAGATCTACAGACGGGATTGAAGAAATTTGTTCGATGGTACCTCAATTACTATGGTAATGGAAAGAAGAGTGTCCGGTGA